One Solanum pennellii chromosome 9, SPENNV200 DNA segment encodes these proteins:
- the LOC107029979 gene encoding uncharacterized protein LOC107029979: LRLTKILSQTIYQEKGTQTEPETIEEILKAITTLSMKVDSMGKELQNLKANSQQHDYKYAELRRSEDAKNPELEGDVGKLPKTHNINITSIAGTSTTAMEKTTSKNTNLNSLFTKPFIPKAHIVDTPAPQTSTYAASLHKEKKIYNHISQTYIENLYKIQNFLNLKPKSTTTTEKTQDYLTQKFQGYNKLIAQPKTNPNLVKTCYSYGLLNTVYTYDGTEISGIPEIHKAFLIYKRITKGNLFFIKFYTAPAEILYDEIKPIIQIVKIGLTREMIIPEDIGQQPEIPKIEIPSFYANKRIIGLSTIIQELANNYLQGNAIWSYYSRDHLMIYANSREIRQTDMEEVQKWILSLLKPEATPTTRALKQGFISEELMTRYCKLIGHKYPDHICSKCNQGDDIIPDVQLE, from the coding sequence TTAAGACTGACAAAAATCTTATCGCAGACTATTTATCAAGAAAAAGGAACTCAAACTGAACCAGAGACAATAGAAGAAATACTCAAAGCTATTACTACACTTTCTATGAAGGTGGATAGTATGGGAAAAGAGTTACAAAATTTGAAAGCTaatagtcagcagcatgactataaATATGCGGAGCTACGTCGATCGGAAGACGCTAAAAATCCAGAGCTAGAAGGAGACGTTGGGAAACTCCCTAAAACCCATAACATTAACATTACTAGTATTGCAGGTACAAGTACAACAGCTATGGAAAAAACTACATCAAAAAATACAAACTTAAACAGCTTGTTTACAAAACCATTTATTCCAAAAGCACATATAGTAGATACCCCAGCACCGCAAACATCCACATATGCAGCCAGCCtacacaaagaaaagaaaatatataaccaTATATCCCAAACTTACATTGAAAACCTATACAAAATCCAAAACTTTTTAAATCTTAAACCCAAATCTACCACAACCACAGAAAAAACCCAGGATTATTTAACCCAAAAATTTCAAGGCTATAATAAGTTAATCGCACAACCTAAAACCAATCCAAACCTAGTTAAAACTTGTTACAGTTATGGATTACTTAATACCGTATATACATATGATGGTACAGAGATAAGTGGAATCCCGGAGATACACAAAGCCTTTTtgatatataaaagaattacaaaaggaaatttattttttataaaattttatacagCACCAGCTGAGATACTTTATGATGAGATAAAACCAATAATCCAGATAGTGAAAATTGGATTAACGCGAGAAATGATAATACCGGAAGACATAGGGCAACAGCCAGAGATACCAAAAATCGAGATACCCAGtttttatgcaaataaaagaataattggaTTATCAACTATCATACAAGAATTAGCTAACAATTATCTACAAGGAAATGCTATATGGAGTTATTATTCAAGAGATCACTTAATGATATATGCCAATTCAAGAGAGATAAGACAAACAGATATGGAGGAAGTCCAGAAATGgattttatctttattaaaaCCAGAAGCTACTCCAACAACTAGAGCACTAAAACAAGGATTCATCTCCGAAGAACTCATGACAAGATATTGCAAGCTAATTGGACACAAATATCCAGACCATATATGTTCCAAGTGCAACCAAGGTGATGACATAATCCCAGACGTACAACTGGAGTAA